A genomic region of Clarias gariepinus isolate MV-2021 ecotype Netherlands unplaced genomic scaffold, CGAR_prim_01v2 scaffold_32, whole genome shotgun sequence contains the following coding sequences:
- the ier2a gene encoding immediate early response gene 2 protein, with translation MEVCAEAKRVMVQALSKLYSSRTQRGGIPLHRSLLLSLVMRAARDAYHSARDTDTDTGAQTDTSAQEQSPAPAAPHTHTHTQEPMDTAEAPELPELPGGDRTLERDGTADKENCKGSARRAQSRKRRGRSAVEPDFLPCKKARLDPAELRRVLQDSTALRNTGGCGRDTDNLSNNLSNNLSTAHIPRTIVTY, from the coding sequence ATGGAGGTGTGTGCCGAGGCGAAGCGGGTGATGGTCCAGGCCCTGAGTAAACTCTACAGCTCCCGGACCCAGCGCGGGGGGATCCCGCTCCACCGGAGTCTCCTGCTCAGTCTGGTGATGAGAGCCGCGCGAGACGCGTACCACTCCGCCCGGGACACGGACACGGACACGGGCGCGCAGACTGACACGAGCGCGCAGGAGCAGAGCCCGGCCCCCGCcgcaccccacacacacactcacactcaggAGCCGATGGACACGGCGGAGGCGCCGGAGCTGCCGGAGCTGCCGGGCGGAGACAGGACGTTAGAGCGGGACGGAACCGCGGATAAGGAGAACTGTAAGGGCAGCGCGCGCCGGGCCCAGTCACGGAAGCGGAGAGGGCGGAGCGCGGTGGAGCCTGACTTCCTGCCGTGTAAGAAGGCCAGACTGGACCCCGCCGAGCTCCGGAGGGTGCTGCAGGACTCCACCGCGCTCAGGAACACCGGGGGCTGCGGCCGGGACACCGACAACCTGTCCAACAACCTGTCCAACAACCTGTCCACCGCACACATCCCCAGGACTATAGTCACTTACTGA